The Reichenbachiella carrageenanivorans region GTCCTTGCGCCTTGTATATGCCCATGGCTACCAAGATTGCCGTAGCGACGGAGGTAAGCACAGAGGTAGAACCCGAGCCCTGACCCATGGCGCGCAAGGCCAGGTTGAGGAAATCGCCTTGGTTAGTGTCTAGCTCACTCCATCCCGTATAGATCAGCATGAGGGGCATCATTACGATCATGGTCGTGATGGGCAAGATCATATTGATGCTGCGGTGTGCGATGTTTGCCTTGGCATCGAGCATAGACACTTCGTCTGAGATCATAGGAGTAGCGCCATCAGCGATCAGCTTGCCCTCTTCTTTGGCACGGCATTCGGCTTTTTTCATGGGGCCGTAGTCCTTACCTGTGAAGATTACATAGGCTACGAGACTCAAGGCGAGAAAGGGGTAGAAATTATAGGGCAAGGCACGCATCATTGTGGCAAATGGCTTGTCAAATCCTTGCATCACGAGTAGCCCCATGATGTAGGCGCCCCAGGCGTTGAACGGGAAGATGATGCAGGAAGGAGCCGAACTAGAATCTGCCAAGTAGGCGAGTTTTTCTCTAGGTATTTTGAGGTTGTCGAATATCGGACGATAGAGCGTGCCTACGGTGAGGATAGAGATGTTGGATTCTACAAAAATGATGATGCCCGTGAGTGAGGCAAAAATCTGTACCAGTCGGCGGTTGCTTTGGTGTTTGGTTTCTTGGTGTTCGAGCTTACTTTTGACTACTTCGATAAATCCTGCCACACCACCAGATCGTTGGATCAGAGCGATGAGTGCACCTATGAGCAGGGTGAAAATAATGGTGCGGGTGTTGCCAGCGTCTTCGAATACAGCTACGAAGGCATTGAGTGTAGCAAAGGAACCAGAGAGTGGATTGCCACCATTGATGATAACCCAGCCGATCCAAATGCCTAGGGTGAGGGATAGAAATACCTGCTTGGTGCGTAGAGCCAGGCCTATGGCTACCAGAGGAGGAACTAACGACCAAAATCCGTATTCGCTCATGTTATTGTACGTCTCTTAAACTGGTCAACATGTCCTCGCTGTCCCACTTCACTGCGCCAGTGATTTTGCGAATTTGTTCGCCCTTGGTGTTGTAGATCATAGTAGTGGGTAGCGATTGGATACCGAGGTCTTGGATTTTTCCATTGAGTTTAGCAAAAGTTAGGTTGAAACCTCTTTCTTTTTCAAAGGTTTTGATCTTGTCTATGTCTTGGTCTGAGACCAAAAAGAAAACGTAGTTTTCGTCCTTGAGTCTATCGGCTGCTACTTGTATGTCAGGCATTTCGGCGATGCATGGCTTGCACCAAGTCGCCCAGTAGTTGATAAATACACGCTTGCCTATTAGGTCAGCCAGTTGGTAATAAGTGCCATCTGTGGCTTGGAAAAAGTGCTCGGGTTGCGGGGCGGTTGTTTCTATGGCTTCAGTATTGATTTCTCCGTTGGATTTGGGTGAAGAGCAACCAAAAACAAGGAAGGATAGCAGGCAAACGTATAGAGTTGTTTTCATGTGGGAGTCGTATTTATCAAATTCCAAACATAGCATATTTTTCATAGGATATGTTTTTAAAAATGATTATATTCAGACAAACAACTCTACGTCAAAATGAAAAATACTTTAGCACTCCTGTTCTCTGTTTTTATAGTGAGTTCTGCACAGGCACAAACTCGCTGGAAAGCAGACCCTGCACACTCCTCTATACAGTTCGAAGTTTCACATTTAGCTATATCTACCGTGTCAGGTAAGTTTACGGAATTTAGTTGTGAGCTACAATCTAAAAAGCACTCATTCGAAGGTGCGAAAATCGATGCCAAAGTCGAAGTAGGGAGTGTGACCACCGACAACCTGACGAGAGACAAGCACCTGAAAGAAGATGATTTTTTCAATGCTTCCAAATATCCACAGATGACTTTTGTAAGTGAGTCGTTTAAAAAAATGGAGAATGATCAGTATGAAATATCAGGCACACTCACGATCCGAGATGTGAGTAAAAAAATAACATTTCCAGCTACCTATAGTGGTATGATCAATATGGGTAATCGGACGATTAGCGCATTCAAAGCCAATTTTAAGATCAATAGATTTGATTACAAATTGACGTGGGATGATACTTTGGATACAGGCAGCCTCGTAGTGGGTGAGGACGTAAATGTTCAGCTGAATTTAGAACTCGTAAAGATTTAACGAGTAAATTAATTATATAAATGGGAAGAGGTTTTCGAAAGGAGACCTCTTTTTTTGATGCGATTTAGATCCATCTGCCGCAGATATAACTATTCTTTTTTCCTGTCAATTTTTTCCATAATATTGACGGGCGTTACAAAAAACAACGGCATAGCGTCGGTTGGTCTGTAGCGCAACAACAACCAAAATATGAGTCAGACAGATACAGATCAGTTTAGTAGTCGATGGGGAATCATTTTAGCGTCGCTAGGAATGGCCATTGGTGCGGGCAACCTTTGGCGCTTCCCCAGATTAGCTGGGCAATACGGCGGCACCTTCATCCTCTTATGGATTTTATTTTTGTTTATCTGGTCGATACCACTGCTTTTGGCAGAATTCGCCATTGGCAAGAAATTTAAAAAAGGAGTGATAGGCTCTTACGCCCAGCTGGCAGGCAAAAAGTATACGTGGATGGGTTTTTTCATTACCATCTGTACTTTGGGGATTGCTTTTTATTACTCAATCGTGACTGCGTGGGCTTTGCGCTATTTTGGATTTTCACTTGCTAATTTATTTTCAAGTCAATCGCTCAGTGAAAAACTCGTAGAGAATCCAGAGTATCTCAATCAGTTTTGGACCTCCATTTCTAATGCCAACTGGATCACTGTAGGGTTATATATCATGAATATATTCCTTGGTGTATTTGTACTATCTAAAGGCATACAAAAAGGTCTGGAAAAAGCCAATCGTATATTGATTCCCAGCTTGTTCGTTCTATTGCTGATCATAGCTGCGCTGGCGCTCAATATGGATAATGGCATTCGAGGATTGGAGTACATGTTTTCTATCCATTGGGCGGATTTTTCTAATGCTAAAATCTGGATAGAGGCCTTGACCCAATCGGCCTGGTCTACAGGTGCAGGCTGGGGACTGATGATGACCATATCCTCATACTCTAGAAAAAATGAAGAGATCACCCTCAATACTTTTATTAGTGCTTTTGGAAACAATACCGCTTCGCTAGTAGCAGGCATGGCGATACTGCCCGCAGTATTTGCGCTGGCACCGTCTTACGAAGGGGCTGTGTCTTATCTGCAGTCTGGCAATCAGGCCTTGACATTCACGATTATACCCAAATTGTTTGCGACGTTCCAAGGTGGAGATATCTTGTCGTTGATCTTTTTTGCGGCGTTGTTTTTGGCTGCTTTTAGTTCGCTGTTACCCATGATAGAACTCTTTGCCAGAAACATGAATGACTTAGGGTTTACCCGAAAAAAAGCTATGACGCGAGTGGTCATTTTCTTTATCATTTTTGGATTTCCTTCTGCCTATTCTTTGGATTTTTTTTCCAATCAAGATTGGGTGTGGGGGGTAGGGTTGATCGTTACGGGGTTGTTTATCCTGTTTGCGGTAGTGAAAGCTGGCGCTAAAAAATTTAAAGAAGAGCTGATGGATGAAAATTCAGATTTTAAAGTCTCTACACGTTATTTTGTGATTTGTATGAGTGGCAATATGGTCTTGGCTATATTTCTAATCTACTGGTGGCTATCGCAAGGTTATAGTGCTTATCCGTGGTTTGATGCGGATGGCCATTGGAATGTATTCGATGTATATAGTAATGCAACCACTTTGACGCAATGGGCCGCGGTGATGCTTGTTGGGATAGTGATGAATAAATTTTTGTACAACAAATTCGCAGCAAAAAAATGAGTGCTTCAGCAATTTTTGGAATGATCTTGATTTTAAGTATAGTGATCGGCGGGTTTGTATATTTCCTGTCTATGGCTATTCGCAATGAATCTAAGAAAAAAGAAGATTCGTAATTTTTAGTGTCCTACATCTTTGTGTTTTAAAGCCCGAATGAAGAATTTCGAGCTTCCAATTTTCAATTTCAAAAAACAAGTCCATGGAGAAGATCGATTCACTCAATCAGGTTGCCGAATTTCATAAAACATTCAAACACCCCATAGTGGATACACCAGCGATACCTGATGCTAAGCGTTGTGCCCTTCGGGTAGAGTTGATCTCTGAGGAATTGAAAGAGTTACAGGAAGCCATCGAAAACAACGACTTGGTGGAAGTAGCCGATGCCTTGTGTGATATTCAGTACGTACTGTCAGGGGCGGTACTAGAGTTTGGACTAGGTAGTAAGTTCGTGGAGCTATTCAACGAAGTGCAGCGCTCCAATATGAGCAAAGCCTGTAAAACCATGGCAGAAGCGGAAGCAACTGTGAAGCATTACAAAGAAAACAAAGGCACCGATAGCTACATCAAAGAAGCGGATGGATTGTATCTCGTATACCGCAAGGAAGATGACAAGACCTTGAAATCTGTGGATTACTCACCAGCAGACTTGAAGGGGATATTGGGGGAATAAAAGTTCATCTATTTCCTTTTCATCACCTCTTCATACACCTCATACACCTGATGGGTGATGTGTTCCCATTCGTAGGCTTTGGCCTCAGCGATACCCCAGTCCGACATTTCCTTTCGGATATCTTCGTGTAGATATAGCTTTTCTATTTTGTCGGTCAGGGCTTGTAGGTCTCTAGGTTTGGGGAAGTACTCGTCCCATGGCGATTTGATTACGTTGAGATATCCTTCATTACCAAACCCGGCCACTGGCGTGCCACAGGCCATGGCTTCTAATAGTACAATACCGAAACTCTCTCCATAGATGGCTGTCGCCAAAAGTACATCTGCCGTGCGAATCAAGTTGGCTTTGATCTCTTCGTCGATAAAACCCAAAAAGATCACATCGTCCAAGTTGTTGTCTTTCACAAAATCCAGAGCCTCTTGTTTTTGTTCGCCGTCTCCTGCGATCAACAAGCGGATGTCGGGGTATTTGGCCTTCAGTGTTCTAAAGGCTTTGAGTGTGTAAAATAGCCCTTTTCGTTCTTCGAATCTGCCTAAAAACAGTAGATTGAATTTACCATCCTTGTACTCAGCCAAGGGCTCGAATGAGGTGTTGAACTGCTCAGGGTTGATCCCATTGGGGATGATGGTGGGATCTTTGGATAGGAAAGATTTCACGTACTTGGATTGCGATTCAGATACCGAAATCATATGATCGGCCACTTTCCATACTAGG contains the following coding sequences:
- a CDS encoding YceI family protein, whose product is MKNTLALLFSVFIVSSAQAQTRWKADPAHSSIQFEVSHLAISTVSGKFTEFSCELQSKKHSFEGAKIDAKVEVGSVTTDNLTRDKHLKEDDFFNASKYPQMTFVSESFKKMENDQYEISGTLTIRDVSKKITFPATYSGMINMGNRTISAFKANFKINRFDYKLTWDDTLDTGSLVVGEDVNVQLNLELVKI
- a CDS encoding TlpA family protein disulfide reductase; this encodes MKTTLYVCLLSFLVFGCSSPKSNGEINTEAIETTAPQPEHFFQATDGTYYQLADLIGKRVFINYWATWCKPCIAEMPDIQVAADRLKDENYVFFLVSDQDIDKIKTFEKERGFNLTFAKLNGKIQDLGIQSLPTTMIYNTKGEQIRKITGAVKWDSEDMLTSLRDVQ
- a CDS encoding sodium-dependent transporter — protein: MSQTDTDQFSSRWGIILASLGMAIGAGNLWRFPRLAGQYGGTFILLWILFLFIWSIPLLLAEFAIGKKFKKGVIGSYAQLAGKKYTWMGFFITICTLGIAFYYSIVTAWALRYFGFSLANLFSSQSLSEKLVENPEYLNQFWTSISNANWITVGLYIMNIFLGVFVLSKGIQKGLEKANRILIPSLFVLLLIIAALALNMDNGIRGLEYMFSIHWADFSNAKIWIEALTQSAWSTGAGWGLMMTISSYSRKNEEITLNTFISAFGNNTASLVAGMAILPAVFALAPSYEGAVSYLQSGNQALTFTIIPKLFATFQGGDILSLIFFAALFLAAFSSLLPMIELFARNMNDLGFTRKKAMTRVVIFFIIFGFPSAYSLDFFSNQDWVWGVGLIVTGLFILFAVVKAGAKKFKEELMDENSDFKVSTRYFVICMSGNMVLAIFLIYWWLSQGYSAYPWFDADGHWNVFDVYSNATTLTQWAAVMLVGIVMNKFLYNKFAAKK
- a CDS encoding Na+/H+ antiporter NhaC family protein, with amino-acid sequence MSEYGFWSLVPPLVAIGLALRTKQVFLSLTLGIWIGWVIINGGNPLSGSFATLNAFVAVFEDAGNTRTIIFTLLIGALIALIQRSGGVAGFIEVVKSKLEHQETKHQSNRRLVQIFASLTGIIIFVESNISILTVGTLYRPIFDNLKIPREKLAYLADSSSAPSCIIFPFNAWGAYIMGLLVMQGFDKPFATMMRALPYNFYPFLALSLVAYVIFTGKDYGPMKKAECRAKEEGKLIADGATPMISDEVSMLDAKANIAHRSINMILPITTMIVMMPLMLIYTGWSELDTNQGDFLNLALRAMGQGSGSTSVLTSVATAILVAMGIYKAQGLLGIKEMVDLSLKGMSGMVSLAILMVFAFALGSLCKELKTGLYVAEISKAWLSPNLVPAIVFLVSCFIAFSTGTSWGTFAIMISIAVPMAQSMGTDPHLAIAAAIGGGVFGDHCSPISDTTIISSMASASDHVDHVNTQLPYALTAGGATFVLYLILGFLI
- a CDS encoding glycosyltransferase family 4 protein, which produces MKIAQVCPYDWSRPGGVKAHIENLAIYLRKMGHEVKIIAPNVNAESITDPNVKLIGKGRSTNLWGGTEIDINIAKGEEVEELKKYLAEEQFDLLHFHNGWTPFMTYQVRYYSKAKHVGTFHDTPADTFLMQKFVGPILMPLAASLVWKVADHMISVSESQSKYVKSFLSKDPTIIPNGINPEQFNTSFEPLAEYKDGKFNLLFLGRFEERKGLFYTLKAFRTLKAKYPDIRLLIAGDGEQKQEALDFVKDNNLDDVIFLGFIDEEIKANLIRTADVLLATAIYGESFGIVLLEAMACGTPVAGFGNEGYLNVIKSPWDEYFPKPRDLQALTDKIEKLYLHEDIRKEMSDWGIAEAKAYEWEHITHQVYEVYEEVMKRK
- a CDS encoding MetS family NSS transporter small subunit; protein product: MSASAIFGMILILSIVIGGFVYFLSMAIRNESKKKEDS
- a CDS encoding nucleoside triphosphate pyrophosphohydrolase family protein, with amino-acid sequence MEKIDSLNQVAEFHKTFKHPIVDTPAIPDAKRCALRVELISEELKELQEAIENNDLVEVADALCDIQYVLSGAVLEFGLGSKFVELFNEVQRSNMSKACKTMAEAEATVKHYKENKGTDSYIKEADGLYLVYRKEDDKTLKSVDYSPADLKGILGE